The Rosa rugosa chromosome 3, drRosRugo1.1, whole genome shotgun sequence sequence AAGCATTCCAAACACAttgaattcttattttctacttaTATCACAGCTCTTTAATTCCAATACGATAACTAACCCACTCATTAAACTAATTAGCActatattcattttttttttcttgagggTAACGGAACGAATCGATTGATATAAAATCATACGACCACACTCGGTCAAGCTTGAGGGAGCCAAGATCCCCTATATTACATAATACCTGCTCAACTAATAGCGACTAAACCTGAAGGCAACCAACACTAAACTGCATGAACATGCTTATTGCACCTAAACcgaaaggaaaggaaaacaaaactaAAGTTCAAAAACAAGTAAAAACAACTTTTGACCTACAAACCCTAAGCTGAAGCCCTGCCATGACCATTCTTGTAGCCTAAGACCATCTTGGTGTACGACGTGAGCAAGCAAAGCAGTACCGCTCTCGCCCAAGGTTTGTAGGCCTACTACTCCTAGCCAGAGCGGGAAAGAGACTCCATCACCGAGGCCACCACCAACTGCATGTTGACCCCCAGATCCGCCCTCAGAAACAACAGACATACCAGATTCAGAGTCGGCATAGACAGAGGCTGTCAGAGGCGGCTTAGTCGCGTTTCTCTTCCCACGGGGGCTGCCTCGTTTCTTGTACACCTTTAGAGCCGAGGTAATGGACACTTCAAACAATCCCTCAGAAGAAACATCGAAGCCGAGGTTCTCCGGCTGTAACCCGACCAAAACTAAAGCTAGACTATGCTTGGCTTTTTTGCCATCAGCCAGTAGCTCTTCTTCTCTCTGGCGTCGCACACCAGTAAGTTGGCCCTGGGCAGAGGTCCCTTCAGATATGGGCACTTCCACTTCCTCTGGTAAGGACCGGATCTGCACTGTCCTCCTTTTCAGCAAATTAGGTAATTTAAATGCCGGGAAAAGAGAAGAAGGAACCGTAGTTTGAACATTGGCCCTAAAAACAAGGGCTGGGATGGAAGGCCCCGCTGTCGGAGGCTGACCAGAGCCCTCAAGCGACGCCACTTCTTCCTCCGTCTCTAGGGGACATCTCTCTCCTCCATGATTGATCATTGCACATTGCCTGCACTAACCTAGCAACCTCTCGTACAGAAACTGAAGTGTTAGAATATCTATAggggaaaccctaaccctacgGTTCAGGCGAACTGAATCGTTAATGGGAAGAACAAGGCGTACATGTGCAGATCCTTGACGTAAAGCAGTTTGATCTACCTGCAGCACTTCACCAATGGTTTCACCAACCAACCGAATCGTTGGTTCAGTCAAGATTCCCGGAGGTAGACCTTGCACCTCCACCCAAATCCACACGAAGTCTAACTTGACAGCAGAGATGTCTGAAAAGCCATCGTAGTCGTTGAGAAGCACCATGGCACGCTGAAAGTCCCATGGTCCACCCTTCTTCACTCTGGCAATATCACGTTCATGAGTGAACGTAAACAAGAAGCGATCAGCACGGGGTTGAACCTCAACAGTCCCCGTAAGACGCCACATAGATCGGATGGCACTACGAAATGAATCCAGAGCCACCGCACGGCTATTGTTCAGCCTCCCAACTGGGTAAAAGTTCCTAGCTAAGAATTCTTTTCCTGGGATTCGAAGGTTGCCTAAATCCACCGGCTCTTCGCCGTCCTTGAGTGACAGCCTAGTCACAAGTCTAGCAATCATGGAAGCAATAGCAGCGACCATGAAATCGAGAGGAGCGCTGCACAATTCAGtcacaaaaccctaaccctagcaaAGCGTAAggatagagagagagtgagagaatcGCGGTATGTTATAGCAAgagaaatatataaaaaaaaaaattaaaaaaaaaaaaaaagggatttgGAGGGGTGTGTTTTCTATATTCATATATATTGATCTTAAACTAACTTGACAAAATATTTTATGATAATCAAAGAGAAAATTTAAAAGCCTGAAACAATAAACTAGTTTCAGTACTAATCTATAAAAcaacaattgaaattgaaaacctttttttttttttttttttagagtaatagtcaaccattttattaataataaacataagaaaaattacaacttatagatgtagaaactacatcaaaatataaaatagcaagagaaatactagatgcaacaaagcatcggaaataaaacctagcaaGGGTACGAAGGGAtacaattaagcatttgatgaggcaCCAGACAGAGtccgggctatgtaaaacggtacgaatagtatggtcgaccatacttccacgcaaagatatacgtcgaatagagggtaaccttctatcaaggtaaccgctggtagtgtgaccgaccttgcctacCCCACGCAAAAAAATGTGctgaatagagagcaatcttctacctaagtaaccAAAGAAGCAATTCCAACATGCAAATAAATTTAGGGCCCAAAAAAGGTCtcccggatcccaaatgcgaaccgTAACAGCTTCAGGCTCATTCACTAGCTACCAAGCCCCAAAAAGAAAGACCCAGCCCAAAGCCCTACTTGACCAAGAGGCCCAGGCCCGCCAGGGTCTACTTTGGGCACCCACAACCTCTCTGGGCACCAACCTTGATCGCGGCTCCTACAACTGCTCCACCGCCCGGCGTCGGAGAAAGCACAACCCGGTCCCACCAACGTGACAGCACCCTCCTCCACCACATGTAGCGCAGGTCCAGTCCACAGCCCAGGCGCTGCTCCACTCCGATCGCCGCTCCAACGCACTGGGCAACTGGATTGAAAACCGGCCCCTCACAAGCCCCACACTCGCCACCAGTCCAGGCCCCACACCGTCGACTTGAGCCATGCCCGAGCTGGCCGAAGACGCCTGACTCAAGACCGTCCTGACCCAAGAAGACAACGTAGCCATTGCTTCTCCCCATTGAACAGAGACACGATCATAATGGATCTGAAGGGAAGAGATTGCCACCGGCCAAAATCGAGCCACCAACTTCTGCCACAGCCCTACCAGATCAGAACCACTTTCCTCCGATTTCAGTCGAGCTTGGATTGGACGAAAAGGACGAACTCTCGGTGCCATCCCAGTCCCGGTATGCACCGCAACCGCTTCCCTCCTCAGAAAAGAACCGGCATGCTGAGAAAAAGAGGTCGTCGCCGGCAAGATTGCGAACCACGACCTATCAGGCGACATGGTATGAGCCGTGCGCCAAGGTATCGGCGCTGAGAACGATGCCAGAATTTTGCTCCATCGTTGATGGAGtaaggtacagagaggccaagagtggcgctctcccaaccctagcagagcgctaggtattttcattagtaaaaaaaaaaaaaaattgaaattgaaaacctAAATTTTGTAGTAGATAAAATTGAGTTAAAGATGGAGAAGTCATACCTTAGTTGAGGGTTGAGAAACCCCAATATCACATTCGATTACgttgttgctgattttcttTGGAACTATGATTTTTCATCAATCAGTGCCATTAACCTGTTTTTGACTAGGGCTCTAAGTTTGCATCTTCATTCTCATCATT is a genomic window containing:
- the LOC133737342 gene encoding uncharacterized protein LOC133737342, translated to MVAAIASMIARLVTRLSLKDGEEPVDLGNLRIPGKEFLARNFYPVGRLNNSRAVALDSFRSAIRSMWRLTGTVEVQPRADRFLFTFTHERDIARVKKGGPWDFQRAMVLLNDYDGFSDISAVKLDFVWIWVEVQGLPPGILTEPTIRLVGETIGEVLQVDQTALRQGSAHVRLVLPINDSVRLNRRVRVSPIDILTLQFLYERLLG